One genomic segment of Profundibacter amoris includes these proteins:
- a CDS encoding cell wall hydrolase codes for MRSYSKFFRTAVWLFAFALVNAAGSAYADMRLSTSTDPGTEQKPDLNNQLTSLLGQEHQALRQINIDRMRVITAAPKTSLRPVKRGETPDIPKISYTREWLNSQPVASGGAEWECLTQALYFEARGESVSGQFAVAEVILNRVDSSRFPNTVCAVVNQGTGKRNQCQFSYTCDGKAEVVNEPAAYTNVGKIARALLDGAPRNLTVGATYYHNQSVRPRWARVFTRTASIDGHFFYR; via the coding sequence ATGCGGTCTTATAGTAAATTTTTCCGGACTGCGGTCTGGCTATTCGCCTTTGCTTTGGTAAATGCGGCAGGATCGGCCTACGCCGACATGCGTCTAAGCACATCCACTGACCCGGGCACTGAACAAAAGCCGGATTTGAACAACCAGCTAACCAGCCTGCTGGGACAGGAACATCAGGCCCTTCGCCAGATCAACATCGACCGCATGCGCGTCATCACAGCGGCGCCCAAAACCAGCCTGCGGCCGGTGAAACGCGGCGAAACCCCCGACATCCCGAAAATCAGCTATACCCGCGAATGGCTGAACAGCCAGCCGGTTGCCAGCGGTGGCGCCGAATGGGAATGCCTGACACAGGCGCTGTATTTCGAGGCCCGTGGCGAAAGCGTCTCTGGCCAGTTCGCCGTTGCCGAAGTCATCTTGAACCGCGTTGATTCCAGCCGCTTCCCGAACACCGTCTGTGCTGTGGTCAATCAGGGTACAGGCAAACGCAACCAGTGCCAGTTTTCCTATACCTGCGATGGCAAGGCCGAAGTGGTGAACGAACCCGCCGCCTATACCAATGTCGGCAAGATCGCCCGTGCCCTGCTGGATGGTGCCCCGCGCAACCTGACTGTGGGCGCAACATATTACCACAATCAGTCCGTCCGCCCACGCTGGGCGCGGGTATTTACCCGCACGGCCAGTATCGACGGACACTTCTTTTACCGCTAG
- a CDS encoding dihydroneopterin aldolase has protein sequence MSNETGLAFGALEMRAHAMADPDIPDRISLRDHLTEVEIGAFQVERGTTQRLRFDVVVEVSPAPEPLDDDVDRILSYDTLTEAIAHELAAERLNLLETLAERVAERILHEPQAMRVFVRIEKLDRGPGALGVEIMRKRAGDIDLADDTPLHPLIAYLDNSALHSNKLCDWIDTFTAQDAPAIICVGLPDDAPLQTGHGPTQRRIDLLEIEQNAWLLASKDDRCVVIDSRTELDWAMKQGNLSVWAPSKIVLDAVDGPPAVADGLALAHWLAEQMDAARLVVVGKGGFDPAKPEDFA, from the coding sequence ATGAGCAATGAAACAGGTCTTGCCTTTGGTGCGCTGGAAATGCGTGCCCACGCGATGGCCGACCCCGACATCCCCGACCGCATTTCCCTGCGCGATCACCTGACCGAAGTCGAAATCGGCGCCTTTCAGGTGGAACGCGGCACCACCCAGCGGCTGCGTTTCGACGTGGTGGTCGAGGTTTCCCCCGCGCCCGAGCCGCTGGACGACGATGTGGATCGCATCCTGTCCTATGACACCCTGACCGAAGCCATCGCCCATGAACTGGCCGCCGAGCGTCTGAACCTGCTGGAAACGCTGGCCGAACGGGTGGCCGAACGCATCCTGCACGAACCGCAAGCGATGCGGGTTTTTGTGCGGATCGAAAAGCTGGATCGCGGCCCCGGCGCCTTGGGCGTTGAAATCATGCGCAAGCGGGCCGGTGATATTGACCTTGCCGATGATACCCCGCTGCACCCGCTAATTGCCTATCTGGACAACTCCGCCCTGCACAGCAACAAACTGTGCGACTGGATTGATACGTTCACCGCACAGGACGCCCCCGCGATCATCTGCGTTGGCCTGCCCGATGATGCGCCTCTGCAAACCGGCCACGGCCCGACCCAGCGGCGGATTGATCTGCTGGAGATCGAGCAAAATGCATGGCTGCTGGCCAGCAAGGATGATCGCTGCGTGGTGATCGACAGCCGCACCGAACTGGACTGGGCGATGAAACAGGGCAACCTTAGCGTCTGGGCGCCGTCAAAGATCGTGCTTGATGCGGTGGATGGTCCGCCTGCTGTTGCCGATGGTCTGGCGCTGGCGCATTGGCTGGCCGAACAGATGGACGCGGCACGGCTGGTGGTGGTTGGCAAAGGCGGGTTTGATCCGGCAAAGCCCGAAGACTTCGCATGA
- the ppdK gene encoding pyruvate, phosphate dikinase — protein sequence MQQQSNIPGFTEITQTAPIANNTHGGRAKCLQRLIRLDMPVPKTLALSFDAVHAIAAGDPANTDAMINSFGDALVSVRPSSEDPDWGGPGAILNIGMNTQRHKELTQELGDAAANALYLRFIQAFAVHVARLDPDMFELPDNPTSEALQDMLHAYQDETDAEFPQDPAKQLSDVLRSMARAWEGTTARLLRQAKGAPADAGLGLIVQQMALGVGKGECGSGVIQFADDITGLPRIKGRYLSQSQGRDALTQEKGALYLTHDDRGPSLEDLCPDCFAKLKQYGEISRQRLREEMQIEFTISNNCLHILDAVRIPRRARAAVRIAVALAKDGIISREEALMRIEPRALSELLHHQIDPEGPRDVFQQGIAASPGAASGRIVFSANAAQASQARGEDCILVRRETTPEDVRGMNAAVGVLTAKGGMTSHAAVIARGLGLPCVVGAMGMEVDRRDKIITAEDGRVFKEGDVITIDGTAGQALAGTARMLEPALDGAFRQLMEWADQACDMGIRANADTPADARIARKFNAQGIGLCRTEHMFFEQERLTVMREMIFADTSEDRAEALGQLLPMQREDFVELFGIMQGKPVCIRLLDPPLHEFLPAHREGQRELAEALDLPVSDVTRRVDALREYNPMLGMRGVRLGITVPEIYDMQARAIFEATVIASKNGAPVVPEIMIPLVSATHEVDLVKTRVDAVAAAVRVEQGHDFDYRLGVMVETPRAALRAGDIAQNAAFLSFGTNDLTQMTYGMSRDDAGRFMSNYVQQGVFPEDPFHMLDTEGVGELLTIGAERGRAARKDVVLSICGEHGGNPESIAFCRSAGFDYVSCSPYRVPVARLAAAQLAVEIPDR from the coding sequence GTGCAACAGCAATCCAACATCCCCGGGTTCACCGAAATCACCCAGACCGCCCCGATCGCCAACAACACCCACGGCGGACGGGCGAAATGCCTGCAACGGCTGATCCGGCTGGATATGCCGGTGCCCAAAACCCTTGCCCTGTCCTTTGATGCCGTACACGCCATCGCCGCCGGCGACCCCGCCAACACAGACGCGATGATCAACAGTTTCGGCGATGCGCTGGTCTCGGTGCGGCCCAGTTCGGAAGACCCGGATTGGGGTGGCCCCGGTGCAATCCTGAATATCGGCATGAACACTCAGCGTCATAAGGAACTAACACAAGAGCTGGGTGATGCGGCCGCCAACGCGCTTTACCTGCGCTTCATTCAGGCCTTTGCCGTCCACGTCGCCCGACTGGACCCCGATATGTTCGAGTTGCCGGACAACCCGACCAGTGAGGCGCTGCAAGATATGCTGCACGCCTATCAGGACGAAACCGACGCCGAATTCCCGCAAGACCCTGCCAAACAGCTGTCCGACGTGTTGCGTTCCATGGCCCGCGCTTGGGAAGGCACCACCGCCCGCCTGTTGCGCCAAGCCAAAGGCGCACCTGCAGACGCGGGGCTGGGACTGATCGTGCAGCAAATGGCATTAGGCGTGGGCAAGGGCGAATGTGGCTCGGGTGTGATCCAGTTTGCCGACGACATCACCGGATTGCCACGGATCAAGGGCCGCTACCTTAGCCAGAGTCAGGGGCGCGATGCCCTTACACAGGAAAAGGGCGCGCTCTATCTGACCCATGATGATCGCGGCCCATCGCTCGAGGATCTGTGCCCCGACTGTTTTGCCAAACTGAAACAATACGGCGAGATTTCCCGCCAGCGTCTGCGCGAGGAAATGCAGATCGAATTCACCATCTCGAACAATTGCCTGCATATTCTGGACGCGGTGCGCATCCCCCGCCGTGCGCGTGCGGCGGTGCGGATTGCCGTAGCGCTCGCCAAGGACGGGATCATCAGCCGCGAAGAGGCATTGATGCGGATCGAACCGCGCGCCCTTAGCGAATTGCTGCACCACCAGATTGATCCCGAAGGCCCGCGCGATGTGTTCCAGCAGGGCATCGCCGCCAGCCCCGGTGCCGCCAGCGGGCGCATCGTGTTTTCCGCTAATGCCGCACAGGCCAGTCAGGCCCGGGGCGAAGATTGCATCCTTGTGCGCCGCGAAACCACCCCCGAAGACGTGCGCGGCATGAACGCCGCTGTCGGGGTGCTGACGGCCAAAGGCGGCATGACCAGCCACGCCGCCGTGATCGCCCGCGGTCTTGGCCTGCCCTGCGTGGTGGGTGCCATGGGGATGGAGGTTGACCGCCGCGACAAGATCATCACCGCCGAAGACGGGCGTGTGTTCAAGGAAGGCGATGTGATCACCATCGACGGCACCGCCGGTCAGGCGCTGGCAGGCACGGCCAGAATGCTGGAACCCGCGCTGGACGGCGCGTTTCGCCAGTTGATGGAATGGGCCGATCAGGCCTGCGACATGGGCATCCGCGCCAACGCCGACACCCCCGCCGACGCCCGCATCGCCCGCAAGTTCAATGCGCAGGGCATTGGCCTGTGCCGCACCGAACACATGTTCTTTGAACAGGAACGCCTGACGGTGATGCGCGAGATGATCTTTGCCGATACCTCCGAAGACCGGGCCGAGGCCCTGGGCCAGTTGCTGCCCATGCAGCGCGAGGATTTTGTCGAACTGTTCGGCATCATGCAGGGCAAACCCGTCTGCATCCGCCTGCTGGACCCGCCCCTGCACGAATTCCTGCCCGCCCACCGCGAAGGCCAGCGCGAACTGGCCGAGGCACTGGACCTGCCCGTGTCCGACGTGACCCGCCGCGTGGATGCGCTGCGCGAATACAACCCGATGCTGGGCATGCGCGGCGTGCGGCTGGGCATCACCGTGCCGGAAATCTACGACATGCAAGCCCGCGCGATTTTCGAGGCCACGGTGATTGCCAGCAAAAACGGCGCCCCCGTGGTGCCCGAAATCATGATCCCGCTGGTCAGCGCCACCCACGAGGTCGATCTGGTCAAAACCCGCGTCGATGCAGTGGCGGCTGCCGTTCGGGTCGAACAGGGCCACGATTTCGACTATCGCCTTGGCGTGATGGTCGAAACCCCGCGGGCCGCTTTGCGGGCGGGGGATATTGCCCAGAATGCCGCTTTCCTCAGCTTTGGCACCAATGATTTGACGCAAATGACCTATGGCATGTCACGCGACGATGCCGGCCGGTTCATGTCGAATTATGTGCAACAGGGTGTCTTTCCCGAAGACCCGTTCCATATGCTGGATACCGAAGGCGTTGGCGAATTGCTGACCATCGGCGCCGAACGGGGACGTGCCGCCCGCAAAGACGTGGTGCTGTCGATTTGCGGCGAACATGGCGGCAACCCCGAATCTATTGCATTTTGTCGCAGTGCCGGATTCGACTATGTTTCCTGCTCGCCATATCGGGTGCCTGTCGCCCGTCTGGCCGCGGCGCAACTGGCAGTTGAGATTCCGGATCGCTAG
- the glyS gene encoding glycine--tRNA ligase subunit beta, whose product MPDLLIELFSEEIPARMQARAAADLKRLVTDGLVDAGLTYASAGAFSTPRRLALSVEGVLTESPTIREERKGPRVDAPDKAIEGFLRGAGVSRDDLEVRDDKKGQVYFAIIEKPGRPAAEIIAHVLETTIRNFPWPKSMRWGAGSLRWVRPLHSILCILSDEAGATVVPLDIDGITAGDSTKGHRFMAPARFSVASFDDYSTKLAKAHVVLNPQERADHIWNDATNQAFAQGLEVVEDKGLLNEVAGLVEWPVVLTGDIAEDFMGLPPEVLQTSMREHQKFFSVRNPKTDRIEKFVTVANRETTDHGKTILAGNQKVLFARLSDAKFFWENDLRTPLSDMTAKLANVTFHNKLGTQAERVKRIAALAEEIAPMVGADPALAKQAAEVCKADLSSEMVYEFPELQGLMGRYYAQAANLPQEVANACEAHYSPLGPSDDVPGEPVSVAVALADKIDTLTGFWAIDEKPTGSKDPFALRRAALGVIRLVLENNVRISIDRFVDTQLLRHEIAASNNDISMTLLQEMLHEIAEHGVFGAAAHAVLDRFDGDAPEDVTKVKDQVPDVSADLLSFFHDRLKVYLKDKGITHDVIDACLAMPNNDDLTLLVKRAEALQAFLNTDDGENLLQGYKRASNILSAEEKKDGVEYSYGADIKFAETNEERALFKALDAAETAITPALEQEDFATAMSEMAKLRSPIDAFFEAVQVNTDNATIRRNRLNLLSQIRKICTSVADLSKIEG is encoded by the coding sequence ATGCCTGATCTGTTGATCGAACTGTTTAGCGAAGAAATCCCCGCCCGTATGCAAGCGCGCGCGGCGGCGGATCTGAAACGTCTGGTCACCGACGGGCTGGTCGATGCGGGGCTGACCTATGCCTCTGCCGGTGCCTTTTCCACCCCCCGCCGTCTGGCGCTGTCGGTCGAGGGTGTGCTGACCGAAAGCCCCACCATCCGCGAGGAACGCAAAGGCCCGCGCGTGGATGCGCCGGACAAGGCGATCGAAGGGTTCCTGCGCGGCGCCGGTGTGTCGCGCGATGATCTGGAAGTGCGCGATGACAAAAAGGGGCAGGTTTACTTTGCCATCATCGAAAAACCGGGCCGCCCTGCCGCCGAGATCATCGCGCATGTGCTGGAAACAACCATCCGCAATTTCCCTTGGCCAAAATCCATGCGCTGGGGTGCTGGCAGCTTACGTTGGGTGCGCCCGCTGCATTCGATCCTTTGTATTTTAAGCGACGAGGCCGGCGCAACCGTGGTGCCGCTGGACATCGACGGCATCACCGCAGGCGACAGCACCAAAGGCCACCGTTTCATGGCCCCTGCCCGTTTTAGCGTGGCGTCCTTTGACGACTATTCCACCAAACTGGCCAAGGCGCATGTTGTCCTTAACCCGCAGGAACGCGCCGACCACATCTGGAACGATGCCACCAATCAGGCCTTTGCCCAAGGGCTGGAAGTGGTCGAGGACAAGGGCCTGCTGAATGAAGTCGCGGGACTGGTCGAATGGCCCGTGGTGCTGACGGGCGACATTGCCGAGGATTTCATGGGCCTGCCGCCTGAAGTGCTGCAAACCTCGATGCGCGAACACCAGAAATTCTTCAGCGTGCGCAACCCGAAAACCGACCGGATCGAGAAATTCGTCACCGTGGCCAACCGCGAAACCACCGATCACGGCAAAACCATCCTAGCGGGCAACCAGAAGGTGCTGTTTGCGCGCCTGTCCGACGCGAAGTTCTTTTGGGAAAACGACCTGCGCACGCCGCTTTCCGACATGACCGCAAAACTGGCCAATGTCACCTTCCACAACAAGCTGGGCACACAGGCCGAACGGGTGAAACGCATCGCCGCGCTGGCCGAGGAAATCGCGCCGATGGTCGGGGCCGACCCTGCATTGGCCAAACAGGCCGCCGAGGTTTGCAAAGCCGATCTGTCCAGCGAAATGGTCTATGAATTCCCCGAATTGCAGGGGCTGATGGGGCGCTATTACGCGCAGGCAGCAAACCTGCCGCAAGAGGTGGCCAACGCCTGTGAGGCACATTACTCGCCGCTTGGCCCCTCGGACGATGTGCCGGGTGAACCCGTTTCCGTCGCCGTGGCGCTGGCCGACAAGATCGACACATTGACGGGGTTCTGGGCTATTGATGAAAAACCGACGGGGAGCAAAGACCCCTTCGCCCTGCGCCGCGCCGCGCTGGGGGTTATTCGGTTGGTGTTGGAGAACAACGTTCGCATAAGCATTGACCGTTTCGTCGACACCCAGCTTCTACGCCACGAAATCGCAGCAAGCAACAATGACATATCCATGACCCTGTTGCAGGAAATGTTGCATGAAATTGCCGAGCATGGCGTCTTCGGCGCCGCCGCCCATGCCGTTCTGGATCGGTTTGACGGTGACGCCCCCGAGGATGTGACAAAAGTAAAGGACCAGGTGCCCGATGTATCGGCTGACCTGTTGTCCTTCTTCCACGACCGCCTCAAGGTCTATCTAAAGGACAAAGGCATCACCCACGACGTGATCGACGCCTGTCTTGCCATGCCGAACAACGACGACCTGACCCTGCTGGTCAAACGGGCCGAGGCGCTGCAAGCCTTCCTGAATACCGACGACGGCGAAAACCTGTTACAAGGCTATAAACGCGCCTCCAACATCCTGTCGGCCGAGGAAAAGAAAGACGGCGTGGAATATTCATACGGCGCCGACATCAAATTCGCCGAAACCAATGAGGAACGCGCGCTGTTCAAGGCACTGGACGCCGCTGAAACCGCCATCACGCCCGCCCTGGAGCAAGAGGATTTCGCCACCGCCATGTCCGAAATGGCCAAACTGCGCAGCCCCATTGACGCGTTTTTCGAGGCCGTTCAGGTCAACACCGACAACGCCACCATCCGCCGCAACCGCCTGAATCTGCTGTCGCAAATCCGCAAGATCTGCACCTCGGTCGCCGACCTGTCCAAAATCGAAGGGTAA
- the folP gene encoding dihydropteroate synthase encodes MTGYFRPIPMQDTTRSADARAIAGGCCWFDRAERITRGGTRELVGIADIPADVLERITTPRAPMAGLTFDAPRIMGILNVTPDSFSDGADFIAPDAAVAHARDMVATGADMIDIGGESTRPGADFVPVNEEINRTAPVIKAIRAEMTTPISIDTRKAPVAQAALEAGANLINDVAAFTHDPVLAEVAAQTGAPVCLMHAQGDPETMQNDPLYDDVLLDVYDFLSERINAAVTAGIPRNRIMVDPGIGFGKTMQHNLTLLRDISLFHTLGCPILLGASRKKFIGVISGARSAKDRVYGSVSVALDAVAQGVQVVRVHDIEATKQAISLQTAIRGQQE; translated from the coding sequence ATGACCGGCTATTTCCGCCCGATCCCTATGCAGGACACCACCCGATCCGCTGACGCCCGCGCGATTGCCGGTGGCTGTTGTTGGTTCGACCGCGCCGAACGCATCACGCGGGGTGGCACGCGCGAACTGGTGGGGATTGCCGATATTCCGGCCGATGTGCTGGAGCGGATCACCACCCCCCGCGCCCCGATGGCAGGGCTGACGTTCGATGCCCCGCGCATCATGGGCATCCTGAATGTCACCCCCGACAGTTTCTCGGACGGGGCCGATTTCATCGCACCCGACGCCGCCGTGGCCCATGCCCGCGACATGGTCGCGACAGGCGCGGATATGATCGACATCGGCGGCGAATCCACCCGCCCCGGCGCGGATTTCGTGCCGGTTAACGAAGAAATCAACCGCACCGCCCCCGTGATCAAAGCCATCCGTGCCGAGATGACCACGCCAATTTCCATCGATACCCGCAAGGCCCCTGTGGCACAGGCCGCGTTGGAGGCCGGTGCCAACCTGATCAACGATGTGGCCGCCTTTACCCATGATCCGGTACTGGCCGAAGTGGCAGCACAAACCGGTGCGCCCGTCTGTCTGATGCACGCGCAGGGTGACCCCGAAACCATGCAAAATGATCCGCTCTATGACGACGTGTTGCTGGATGTTTACGACTTCCTGTCCGAGCGGATCAATGCCGCTGTAACCGCAGGCATCCCGCGCAACCGCATCATGGTGGACCCCGGCATCGGTTTTGGCAAAACCATGCAACACAACCTGACCCTGCTGCGCGACATCAGCCTGTTTCACACCTTAGGCTGTCCGATCCTGCTGGGGGCCTCACGCAAAAAATTCATTGGTGTCATATCCGGCGCCCGATCGGCAAAAGACCGCGTATACGGGTCGGTTTCCGTGGCGTTAGACGCTGTGGCGCAGGGTGTTCAGGTGGTCAGGGTCCATGATATAGAGGCCACAAAGCAGGCAATCAGCCTGCAAACAGCAATACGGGGGCAACAGGAATGA